One genomic window of Myxococcus virescens includes the following:
- a CDS encoding efflux RND transporter permease subunit has translation MNITEACIKKPVLAWMIMAATIVFGLVAAQRIGISQFPDVDFPTINISVTWEGANPEAVESDVLEFIEEAVTQVEGVTAINSTARQGGGNITVELDLSRNVDLALQDVQTKVSQVQRRLPLDIDPPIISKSNPEDQPILWVGVSGPFSQQVVSDYARYRVKEKLQTIPGVGEVQLGGMLERNVRIWVDAQKLDALGLTVTDVSAALQREHVELPAGRIETQGREVNVRVMGEALDLETLRRIIVREQGGFPVYLKDVALVEDGFEDVRRMARINGEPAQGLGIKKQRGANAVAVAQGIRAELDKMQKDLPEGMQLGINFDSTQFIEESVHEIEFELMLACILTAFVCWVFLGSLSSTMNVVLAIPMSLLGTVAVIYFLGFTLNTFTLLGLALAVGIVVDDAIMVLENIYRHSEEGKDRVRAAREGTAEITFAALAATAAVVAIFLPVVFMSGVIGKYFLQFGVTLCVAVLLSYVEAITLAPARCAQLLKTSREGRSRIGVWVDRGFEKLERVYARTLAWGLKRPWWVLGAAVVLTASSVFVFRALPGEFVPSQDQSRLLVRMQTAVGSNIEETNRLFLRAEEFASSRPEVTRVFSVVGGFGSGAVNTGMMFVSLKPPDERMPQAEFQQILRKEFNSYPGLRAVVQDQSQSGFTAQRGFPVEFSVRGSEWEQLVEASQEMREKLQASGKVVDVDTDYQLGMPELRITPDRGRAADLGVPIQSVATTINALVGGVRVGKYSTGGRRIDVRMRLLADQRSRPEDLSTLKVRTASGALVPLSSLVTQEERPALQAITRRDRERAISVYANVAPSSNQEEALATVERLAKELPGGVRVVAGGASVAFRDSMSSLFFALFLGIGVAYMVLGAQFNSFLHPVTVLTILPLSVAGAAFALFATGTTLNIFSMIGLLLLMGIVKKNSIILVDYALQERERGADALQAMLRAGPVRLRPILMTSTATMMAAVPAALALGAGSETRAPMSIAVLGGLSVSTVLSLLVVPAFYVVADRMKTRLGERFGKKDDETHEPPQHPEHGDAPRPAAHG, from the coding sequence ATGAACATCACCGAGGCGTGCATCAAGAAGCCCGTCCTGGCGTGGATGATCATGGCGGCCACCATCGTCTTCGGACTGGTGGCCGCGCAGCGTATTGGCATCAGCCAGTTCCCGGACGTCGACTTCCCCACCATCAACATCTCCGTCACGTGGGAAGGCGCCAACCCGGAGGCGGTGGAGAGCGACGTCCTCGAGTTCATCGAGGAAGCGGTGACGCAGGTGGAGGGCGTCACGGCCATCAACTCCACCGCGCGCCAGGGCGGCGGCAACATCACCGTCGAGCTGGACCTGTCGCGCAACGTGGACCTGGCGCTCCAGGACGTGCAGACCAAGGTGAGCCAGGTGCAGCGCCGGCTGCCGCTGGACATCGATCCGCCCATCATCTCCAAGTCCAACCCGGAGGACCAACCCATCCTCTGGGTCGGCGTGTCCGGGCCCTTCAGCCAGCAGGTGGTGAGTGACTACGCCCGCTATCGCGTGAAGGAGAAGCTCCAGACGATTCCGGGCGTGGGCGAGGTTCAGCTGGGCGGCATGCTGGAGCGCAACGTCCGCATCTGGGTGGACGCGCAGAAGCTGGACGCGCTGGGCCTCACGGTGACGGACGTGTCCGCGGCGCTCCAGCGCGAGCACGTGGAACTGCCCGCCGGCCGCATCGAGACGCAGGGCCGTGAGGTCAACGTCCGCGTCATGGGCGAGGCGCTGGACCTGGAGACGCTGCGGCGCATCATCGTGCGCGAGCAGGGCGGCTTCCCCGTCTACCTGAAGGACGTGGCGCTGGTGGAGGACGGCTTCGAGGACGTGCGCCGCATGGCGCGCATCAACGGCGAGCCAGCGCAGGGCCTGGGCATCAAGAAGCAGCGCGGCGCCAACGCCGTGGCGGTGGCCCAGGGCATCCGGGCCGAGCTGGACAAGATGCAGAAGGACCTGCCGGAGGGGATGCAGCTGGGCATCAACTTCGACTCGACGCAGTTCATCGAGGAGAGCGTCCACGAAATCGAGTTCGAGCTGATGCTCGCGTGCATCCTCACCGCCTTCGTGTGCTGGGTGTTCCTGGGCTCGCTCTCCAGCACGATGAACGTGGTGCTGGCCATCCCCATGTCGCTGCTGGGGACGGTGGCGGTCATCTACTTCCTGGGCTTCACGCTCAACACCTTCACGTTGCTGGGCCTGGCGCTGGCGGTGGGCATCGTCGTGGACGACGCCATCATGGTGCTGGAGAACATCTACCGGCACTCCGAAGAGGGGAAGGACCGGGTGCGCGCCGCGCGCGAGGGCACCGCGGAGATCACCTTCGCCGCGCTGGCGGCGACGGCGGCGGTGGTGGCCATCTTCCTGCCCGTCGTCTTCATGAGCGGCGTCATCGGCAAGTACTTCCTCCAGTTCGGCGTGACGCTGTGCGTGGCGGTGCTGCTGTCCTACGTGGAGGCCATCACCCTGGCCCCCGCGCGCTGCGCCCAGTTGCTCAAGACGTCGCGTGAGGGCCGCAGCCGGATTGGCGTCTGGGTGGACCGGGGCTTCGAGAAGCTGGAGCGCGTCTACGCGCGCACCCTGGCCTGGGGCCTGAAGCGGCCGTGGTGGGTGCTGGGCGCGGCGGTGGTGCTGACGGCCTCCAGCGTCTTCGTCTTCCGTGCGCTGCCGGGTGAGTTCGTGCCGTCCCAGGACCAGAGCCGCCTGCTGGTGCGCATGCAGACGGCGGTGGGCAGCAACATCGAAGAGACGAACCGCCTGTTCCTGCGCGCGGAGGAGTTCGCCAGCAGCCGGCCCGAGGTGACGCGCGTCTTCTCCGTCGTCGGCGGTTTCGGCAGCGGCGCGGTCAACACCGGCATGATGTTCGTCAGCTTGAAGCCGCCCGACGAGCGCATGCCGCAGGCGGAGTTCCAGCAGATCCTCCGCAAGGAGTTCAACAGCTACCCGGGCCTGCGCGCGGTGGTGCAGGACCAGTCCCAGAGCGGCTTCACGGCGCAGCGCGGCTTCCCGGTGGAGTTCAGCGTGCGCGGCTCGGAGTGGGAGCAGCTGGTGGAGGCCAGCCAGGAGATGCGGGAGAAGCTCCAGGCCAGCGGCAAGGTGGTGGACGTGGACACGGACTACCAGTTGGGCATGCCGGAGCTGCGCATCACCCCGGACCGGGGCCGCGCGGCGGACCTGGGCGTGCCCATCCAGTCGGTGGCTACCACCATCAACGCGCTGGTGGGCGGCGTGCGCGTAGGCAAGTACAGCACGGGCGGCCGGCGCATCGACGTGCGCATGCGGCTCCTGGCGGACCAGCGCTCCAGGCCGGAGGACCTGTCCACGCTGAAGGTCCGGACGGCCAGCGGCGCGCTGGTGCCGTTGTCGTCGCTGGTGACGCAGGAGGAGCGGCCCGCGCTGCAGGCCATCACCCGGCGGGACCGTGAGCGCGCCATCAGCGTCTACGCGAACGTGGCGCCGAGCTCGAACCAGGAAGAAGCCCTGGCGACGGTGGAGCGGCTGGCGAAGGAGCTGCCTGGCGGTGTGCGCGTGGTGGCGGGTGGCGCCAGCGTGGCCTTCCGCGACTCGATGAGCAGCCTGTTCTTCGCGCTCTTCCTCGGGATTGGCGTGGCGTACATGGTGCTGGGCGCGCAGTTCAATTCGTTCCTGCACCCGGTGACGGTGCTCACGATTCTGCCGCTGTCGGTGGCGGGCGCGGCCTTCGCCCTGTTCGCCACGGGCACCACGCTGAACATCTTCAGCATGATTGGCCTGTTGCTGCTGATGGGCATCGTGAAGAAGAACTCCATCATCCTGGTGGACTACGCGCTGCAAGAGCGGGAGCGTGGTGCGGACGCGCTGCAGGCCATGCTGCGCGCGGGGCCGGTGCGGCTGCGGCCCATCC